The Marinomonas sp. CT5 genome contains the following window.
CGATGTGCAGTACCTGATTACACGCCTATTGTGGGACCAATCCAATCAGAACAAGTCTATCAACACACCTATTCGACTCTAATGAAGAATGCTAAATGGAAGAACAATGAAATCGCAGAGCCGATAAAACAGCTTTATCTCAATATTGGGCATGGTTCGCGGGGACTGATTTCAACACCATTGAGTGGCAGTTATATTGCTAGCTTAATAATGGGTACGCCATCGCCTTTGGAGCATACGATTAGCCATAAGCTACACCCGAGCCGTTTCATCATTCGTGATCTAAAACGTAGCCAAATATCATAAAGCAAGACACTGACACTCACGACATTAAGTCATTAAAAAAACTCAATGCAGTGAGTGTTACGCCAATCATCTCTTAAGACTCAAACAAGGCACAAGCACTTGGAATAAGCTCAGCAAATCGACTAGAAGTTTGAGGTCGAAAAACATAATGATTCAGTTCTGGAAGCAAAGCTCTTAATTTATCACTCAATTGCAACAGGCTTGGATTAATTGGCTCATAAGGATATACATGATCCTGCAGACTTAGCTTATGCAATTCATCAAGCTCATCTTGTAATATGCCTTTCATCGCAAAAAAGCGATCTTTCTGATTTATATCATTAGTTTCCCAATAGGCATCGGAAAAGACACTATTTAATTCATAAAAGATATGCAGTGCATCAGCAACATTTTTTTTAGACATATTATCTCCATCTTTTTGAGCAATCTTCACATTGCCCCTTGTAATGTTTAACCCTAACCTTATAACCTATATTCTAAACGTGAATTGATATAGGTGAATACCCCTTGAGTACAAGAATGCAACAAGCTGTGACCTCTGACAATTTGTGGCCATCTATACAAGATGAAGCCAAAAAGCTTGCCCAAGACGAGCCGATTTTAGCGAGTTACTTCAATACCACTATATTACGTCACGAATCATTGTGCTCTGCTCTCAGTTTTTTACTCGCCAGCAAGCTAGACAGCATATCAATTCCCGCTATGGTTTTGCGAGAAGTCTTTGAAGAAGCCATGGCCGATAAACACTCTGGCATTGTCCGCTGCATCGAGCAAGATATTTTAGCGATAAAAGAACGGGATGCTGCTTGTGATACACATACCACTCCGCTGCTTTTTTTCAAAGGTTTCCACGCATTGCAAACCTACCGTGTGGCAAACTGGCTTTGGAAAAATAATCGCAAGAGTTTAGCCATGTATTTACAGGGACAAATGTCTATGGTTTTCAGTGTCGACATTCACCCAGCAGCGACCATAGGCTGTGGCATCATGCTGGATCACGCAACAGGTCTTGTTGTCGGTGAAACCTGCGTGATTGAAGACAACGTCTCGATTTTGCAATCCGTCACGCTAGGTGGTACCGGTAAAGAACACGGCGATCGTCATCCAAAAATTCGCTCAGGCGTATTGATTGGTGCTGGTGCAAAAATACTAGGAAATATTGAAATTGGTGAAGGTGCAAAAATAGGTGCCGGTAGCGTGGTATTAGAACCAGTTGAACACCATACCACTGTTGCTGGCGTTCCGGCAAAAGTGGTTGGTCGCAATATGGGAGAAGATCCATCTAGAGCGATGGATCATAATATCAATCATTGTGTTCGAGATTGCGACGAAGCCTAATCAAAATCAAGGTAACTAGGATCTTAAAAAAGATCGTAGTTACCTAAGTCACTTTTCGGAATCATTTTGATGGTTTCGCTCTCTGTATCAAACAAAAGCACAGCCTCCCCACTTTGCAACGCTCTTAATGCTTGTTCACGCTTTTGCGCTGAAGACAAATCGTAATCTCCATAATCTGTACCATCACGGGACACAATGTCATCTAAAATAGCTTCCAGTGTTTCGGCCGCTAATGAGTCATAGGGTATTAATGTATCCAATTAAATCGCTCCATGTTCAGTGAGCAAAGCGATAACACCCGCTTCATCAATAATAGGCACATTTAAAGACTGCGCCTTGGTAAGTTTAGAACCTGCTTTTTCTCCAGCCACCAAACAATCCGTTTTTGCAGAAACGGAACCGCTGACCTTAGCACCTAATGCTTGCAACTTGTCTTTAACCTGATCTCGACTAAATTGACTTAGTGAGCCAGTCACAACATACGTTTTACCGGACAAAGGCAATTCATCTGCAGAGACCTGCTGCTTTTTCTGCCAAACGACACCAGCCGCCAGCAAGCCTTTGATGGTCTCTCGGTTCAATTCTTGTTCAAAGAACAGACGCACATGTTGAGCAACAATAGGCCCAACATCTTCCACCTCCACCAAGGCGTCTTGATCGGCCGCCATTAAATCGTCAAGCTCAGTAAAATAGTTCGTTAAAGCTCGGGCCGTTGCTTCACCTACTTCACGAATACCCAACGCATAAATAAAACGGTTGATTTGTGTTTGCTTAGCTGACTCTATTGACTCCAAGAGCTTATCAACTGACTTTTGCCCCATTCGCTCCATAGACAATAAGATGTCTTTTTTCTCGCTCAAGGTGAAAATGTCAACGGGCGTTTTAACCAACTGTTGATCCACCAGCTGCTCAATCAATTTATCACCCAAACCATCTATGTCCATTGCTTTACGGGAAACAAAATGCTTTAGGGATTCTTTTAGCTGCGCACCGCAAACCAAGCCACCAGTACAACGAATGACAGCTTCACCTTCAACCTGCTCTAAGTCTGAGCCACAAACTGGACAAATTTCTGGAAAAACAACCTCTGTCGCGTTCTCAGGACGTTTATCAGTGACTACTTGCACTACCTTAGGAATCACGTCTCCCGCGCGATGAACAATCACAAAATCATTCACCTTCACACCCAATCGAGCAATCTCGTCTTTGTTGTGCAAAGTGGCATTCGATACCGTCACACCACCAACAAACACGGGCTCCAATCGCGCAACAGGAGTAATCGCACCGGTACGACCGACCTGAAAATCCACCCCTAAAATACGAGTCATCTCTTCCTGAGCGGGAAATTTTCTCGCAATGGCCCAACGCGGGGCACGGGCAATAAACCCTAATTGGTTTTGCAGCGCAATTTGATCCACCTTATAAACAATACCATCAATGTCATAAGACAAACTGGCGCGTTTTTCATTAAGCATTTCGTAGTAATCAATACAGCCTTGAGCGCCTTCGGTTTTTTTCATCAAATCGTTAGTACGAAATCCCCACTCACTCAACTGCAACAAACCGTCGTAATGGCTTTCTGGCTGTTCCCAACCTTCTGCATAGCCAATGGAATAAGCACACATAACAAGAGGTCGCTTGGCAGTGATTTTAGGATCAAGCTGACGCAAACTCCCTGCCGCCGCATTACGAGGATTGACAAAGGTTTTCTCGCCTTTTTCAACGGCTTGGGCATTGAGCTTTTCAAAACCGTCTTTTGGCATGTAGATTTCACCACGAACTTCCAACACCGCTGGCGGTGTTTTAGTACGCAGTTTCAAAGGGACGGAATAAATTGTTTTAATGTTCGAAGTAATGTCTTCACCAGACAAACCATCACCGCGGGTCACACCTCGCACCAAGCGGCCTTCTTCATAACGCAGACTAATGGCTAGGCCATCCAGTTTCGGTTCGCAACAGTAAGTCACAGGATCAGCATTTATTAACTTACGAATACGTTGATCAAAGTCTGCCAAAGACTCATTATCAAAAGCATTATCCAAAGACAGCATGGGAACAGTATGGGCCACATTGGCAAAACCACTGTCTGGTTTTTCACCAACCCGCTGAGTAGGCGAATCAGGTTGAATCCAATCAGGATGCTCTGCTTCTATAGATTGAAGCTGACGATAATCTCGATCGTACACAGCATCAGGAACGATTGGCTCGTCTTTGACATGATAGGCATAGCTGTAATCGTTAAGCTGCTGAATCAGATCCAGCATTTGCTGATGCGTCATGTTTGTCTCTTGGCTCATAGATAAATAAACTCGAATTGGGTCTTATGGCAGGTCTAAAGCAACCAAGGCCCCTTAGGGCCTTGATACATATTACTGTTTATTGCGCATTAATCGGCGACGCTCAAAATCACGTATTCGCTGACGACAGTGAGCAATCGTTTGATCACTCATCGGCGAGCGTCGTTCATCACGCAACTCTCCACCTAAATTACGTACTAAAGTCTGTGCGGTTTCAAGCATAAAATCAAAGGCTTTCATGCTATTTTTAGGGCCAGGAAGCCCCATAAAAAAGCTCACACCAGGACATTCACTTTCGCCCATGGTTTCCAGATCAAATGTCCCAGGTTCAATAGCATTTGCCATACTGAATTGCACTCGACCACGATCAAAACCATCTTCATGACGATGGAAGATATCCATTTCGCCATAGCGCATACCGCAATTCAATATAAGTTGCAGCAATTCCATACCGGAGAAATTTTTATCTTCAGGAGCAAAAATATTGATCACAATAACTTCTTCAATTTCAGCAATACTATTGTCATCAATGTTGTCTTCTTCAATCTCTTCAACTATTCCGTTGGGAGATAATTGATCAATATCGACCTCAGAATAACTACGTTCGTAGTCATTATCGATCTCATGGTCTTCTCGACTATGAGACGTCTCCATAGAAAAATCCAAATCCAGCTCATCTTGTTCGTAAAAGCCATCATCTGAATAATTTTGCTCCGATATAGCCGAATCTCCAAAATCACGCTCAGGAACCAAAGAAGCCAATTCATCAAGATGAAGATCTGTTCCACGATCCAGCTCTGGCCCAGAATCTACTTTATGAGGTACTTCCGCTAAAGGCGACTTAGCCGTTTTACGAGCATTTTCAAAAGCACTCACAATAGGATCTTGTGACAATTCATTTCTTTGCTTTAAAGCAGCATTGTCATATCGATCGGGAGCATTATGACGCACCAGAGCATCATCCGACTCATCTAAATCAGTAAAGTCACTATCTGCTTGGGCAAAGTCCTGCCCTTTTTTATACCGACGAAATCCATCTATGAGGATAACGACAATAATGACGACCCCAATCAAGATTAGCCACTCACGCAAGCTAAATTCCATTACTTATTCCGAATTGCATTAATTAATGTTGCCCGTATTATCAAACGAAGCGGCCTAGGATTCAATTACAAGGCCACATTGATTACGAAAATCTCTTTATGATTTGTAAGTAAATCACGCTTTGTACCGATAATTCGACCTTTTGTCAGGTCATTGTCATTCACATTGGCCAGTTTAACGATTAAATCTACTTTATTCACATCCGCTAAGGTTAACGTTGGCATTAAAGCATCAAGGTTAGTTAACAAAATAGGTTGCCCCAAATCTTCAGGAAATACTCGCTGTATGGCAATCGGCATTTTTTGTCCCTTTACTACAGCATAGACTAATAAGACATCATCTTGCTGAAAGGCATGCTTGCTATTATCCCATTCGACTTTAACCGCGATCTGATCCGTAATAATCGGTGGCACTTGTTGATAATCAATACGACCTAACTGCCTTGCTCTGCCGATCGCAGAAAGCAACGCTAAGCGTTCAGGCGATCTTACGCTGTATCGAATCGCTTCTTGCCATGCTAATAACGCGCCTAAATAATTCTGCTGGGCAAACTCGGCCACGCCTTTTAAATCCAGGGCGGTGGCTTGGGTCGGTGCTACTTTGAGAATCGCTTCGACCACTTTTAGCATTTTATCTGAGCTTTTCCCGCCATTGGCATAAAAAATGGCTTGAGCATATTCAACTAACAAATTCACACGGTTTTCTGCATTACGTGGGAGTTTTTCTAAGGCTTTTTCAAAAGCATCAACCGCTTCTTGATACTTTTCGGCATTCACAAAATCCGTTGCTAAATAATACCAATCCTCCACCCTGCCATAACGTTCACTGCGATAATGTAAAAAGTCACTGACTTTCTGAGGCGTTAATGACTGTGTTTGCAAATCTTGTGTAAAAGCCACTTCTTTTGCAAAACCAATCTGTTGATAAAGACTGAAACTGCCTAAAACAGCCACTACCGTGACGCCAAGTAGAACCCAGCGAGCGAAGACAACATCATTATTAAATGCCTTACGCTTGCGTTTATCGATAGAAGACGTTTCAACATCCACATCAAGCAGCAACTGTCTAGACTCACTAGAGGTCAATCGCCCAGCCTCTTCTTCCTGCGCGATCTCGGTTTGACGCACTAATGCAAAAGACTCGGTATTTTGATCGCCCTCTCGTAAAGAAGACTCACCAAACCGCTGAACCATAAAGCCAAATAGAAACACAATACTCAAAATGATCAGGGTAACCATCACTAAATAGGCGACCATCATACGCTTTGACCTCGTCGTTTACGGTTCGTCCTTACCACGGCAATAAAAGTCAACAAACCTATTCCAAGCAAAATAAATGGCCCGTACCAAAGTAAAAATGTGGCGGTTGAATGTTGCGGACGATACAAGACAAACGAGCCATATCGCGCCACCATATAATCAACAATCTCTTGATCCGTTTTACCTTGTTCTATCATCTGATGGACAAGCTCACGAAGATCTACCGCGATCCCTGAGCCAGAATCGGCTAAGCTTTGGTTCTGGCATTTCGGACAACGCAACTCTTCGACCAAACTTTGATAACGTGTTTTGTTTAACTCGGAACTGAATTGCATTTGTTCTTGCGCAAAAACAGACAAAGAAAAAAGCACCACCACAGATAAGAAAATACCTTTCATTGCCATCATTTCATGTAGCCTTTTATCTCAGGCCAGTTTTCGGCATTTATCACACCTTGGTGTCGATAGACCACCACGCCAGAGCCATTAACAACAAAGGTTTCTGGTGCGCCAGTGACGCCCATATCCACACCAAAATTACCTATCTCATCCATCAAAATAATGTGATAAGGATTCCCCTTCTGCTCTAACCATTGCTCCGCGGGTGTTTTCTCATCTTTATAATCAATACCGACAATAGGCACGCCAGCATTAGATAATTCCATTAAAAAAGGATGTTCAACATGGCAAGCTGGACACCAAGTTCCCCAGAAATTAATCAAGTAAGGCGTATTGGGTAAATCCTTACTGGTGTAAACCTGATTGTCTTGCAATGACACCAAGGTAAAATCGGGTACTTGCTTGCCAACCAAGGCGGAAGGCATATATTCAGCATCTTTGCCGAGCTGTAAATAAAACACCACACCAAGCACCAGAAACACCGACAACGGCAAAAAAAACAGCAACTTGCGCATAATTACACTCCCGCTCTTTTGCGATAACGTTTATCAAGCGCAGCCAATAAACCACCAGCCATCATCATCAATCCACCCAGCCAAATCCAGCGCACAAAAGACTTAACGTACACACGTACTCCCCAAGCAGAATCATCAAGCCTTTCTCCTAGGGAAACATACAAATCACGAGTAAATCCCGCATCCAAAGCCGCTTCAGTCATGACTTGTTGACGAGTTGAAAAAAAACGTTTTTCTGGGTGAAGCACCGCAACCGCCTTTCCAGCCTTGTACGCCGTAAACTGCCCCTTGCTAGCAATGTAATTGGGGCCTTTGACTTGTTCCATCTGATCAAACTGAAATTCGTAGCCGGCCACTGTGGCTTTATCACCTGGTGACAGTCGCAGCATAGACTCTTCACTGTTTACGCTAACCAACACAATACCAACTAAGGTAACCACCATGCCTAAATGCGCTAACAGCATCCCATAATAGTTTCGGGGTAACTGTCGCGCCCGAGGTATGATGCCTTTTGTTCCTGCAGAAACCTTGCTAAACCAATCATAGAAAGATAAAAACACCACCCAAAAAGCCACCAGCAAACTTAGCCAAGCAGCGAAACCAAACGCGAAGCAATAAACAATCAAAGCAGCAAGCAAAGCCGCCAAAACAGCAGAAATTGAACACACTCTAAAAAACACACGAAATGGCGTTTTATGCCACTTAGACAAAGGGCCAATCGCCATAAAGACCATGAGTAAAAGTGCTATTGGCGTAAAAACACTATTAAAATACGGAGCCCCAACAGAAATTTTCCCAAGACCAAAGACATCAAATATCAAAGGGTACAAAGTGCCTAATAAGACAGTTAACGTTAATACCGTCAAAAGAATATTATTCAGCAACAACCATGCTTCTCGACCCGTTGCGCCAAAAGACACGCTGGATCGAACTTCTACAGCGCGAATGGCATACAACAGCAAACTGCCACCAACCAGTAACAGCAACAAAGCGAGAATAAAAATCCCTCTCGTGGGATCGGCTGCAAACGAATGCACAGACGTAAGCACACCAGAACGAACTAAAAAGGCCCCAAGCAAAGATAGGCTAAAAGTAAAAATAGCCAACAAAACAGTCCAGCTCTTAAATACACCGCGTTTTTCAGTAACCGCCAGAGAGTGCAATAACGCCGTTCCAGCTAACCAAGGCATAAAAGAGGCATTCTCCACTGGGTCCCAAAACCACCAGCCGCCCCAACCTAACTCGTAGTACGCCCACCAACTGCCTAATGTAATGCCCAGTGTCAGGAATGCCCATGAAGCGGCCGTCCAAGGCCTTGCCCAGCGAGCCCAAGATGCATTTAAGTTGCCGGTAATCAAAGCCGCAACCGCAAAAGCAAACGCCACAGAAAAGCCAACATAGCCCATATACAACACAGGTGGGTGAACAATCAGACCAAAGTCCTGCAAAAGTGGGTTTAGATCACCGCCATCCGCTGGTACATCCGGCAATAATCGAGCGAAAGGAGATGACGTAAAAAGTAGAAATGATAAAAAGCCAACACAGACTAGGCCTAAAACGGCCAAAACAATGGGTCCAACGTCTTCAGGCAAGGTTCTAATTTTTAATGCAACAGCAGAACACCATCCAGCTAAAATCAGTACCCACAATAATAATGAGCCCTCATGGCCGCCCCACAAAGCGCTAAATTTATACCAAACAGGTAGCTGACTATTTGAGTTCTGAGCAACATACAAGACAGAAAAATCATCGGTTAAAAACGACAGACTTAATGTAACAAAGCTAACCAAAACTAAAGCAGACATGATAAACGTCAGTGGTTGCGCCGCCCTCAACAAGACTCGATTGCCTTTCCAATATCCAATCAAAGGCACAGCAGCCAGTGATAAGGCAAAAAATAACGACAGTATCAGTGAAAACTGACCAATTTCAGGAAACATAAACAACCTAGATTAATAAGTAAGTGTCGCGGACTCTGCGCTCACACTGTTCGAACTTTGAGTATTTTTCAATGCTTCAGTGATTTCCAGTGGCATGTATTTCTCATCGTGTTTCGCCAAAACTTCCGTCGCTACAAAAACGCCCTCTTCATTTAGCCTTCCCAGTGCCACAATACCCTGACCCTCTCGAAATAAATCCGGCAGTATGCCGCGGTATTCTATGGTTACCTTATGCTGGAAATCGGTCACATCGAAGGCAACAGCCAAAGTATCAGGGTTGCGCTTTACGCTCCCTTTCACCACCATGCCACCAGCACGAATGTTCGCGTTTTGTGGAGCCTCTCCCATAGCAATTTGGGACGGAGAGAAAAACAAATTAATATTTTGCTGCAAGGCATACATTACCAAGCCCACTGCGGCACCGAGTAGCAATACAATGGCAGTGATCGTGAGTAAGCGTCTCTTTCTTATAGGATGCATTAGCGGTTTTGTTCTCTTAAAAAGCGTTTTCTTAATTTGTTTATTGTTCTTCTTCGAGCGGACAAAGTATTCCAAACTAACCAAGTTAATGCCAATACACTAACGCCATAAGCAGACCATACATAAATACCGTGTTTTCCCATCAGCAAAAAAGCGGACAAACTATCAAAGGCCATGTTTCATTACCTCTTGTTTCACCCAACTTGCCCTGTGCTCACTACTTAATATCTCAGACTGCATTCTCCAAAGAACCACCGCCGCTACAAAACAGTACAAGCCAATGACGGCGAAAAGCAATGGCAACCACATTTCAACAGGCATCTCCGGCTTTTTGGTAATCGAAAATGTTGGCCCTTGATGTAGGGTTTCTAGTAGTACCACTGAATACTTAATAATGGGGAGATTAATTACCCCCAAAACACTGACTATCGCTGCGGCCTTATTCGCTAACACTTGATCGTCCAAGGCATTTTGCAAAGCAATTATCCCCATGTAGAGAAAGAACAACACCAACACAGACGTCAACCTAGCATCCCATACCCACCAAGTCCCCCATGTAGGTTTGCCCCAAATTGCGCCAGAGACCAAAGCCATTAACGCCATAACAGCACCAACAGGCGCCATTGCTTTTATAAAGATGGGGGCCATTTTCATTTGCCAAACAAGAAAAACAAAACCAGCCACTCCCAAAGCGAGATAACAAGTTTGCGCCAACATGGCGACAGGAACATGTATATAAATAATGCGAAAGCTATTGCCTTGCTGGTAATCGGCAGGCGCAAAAGCAAGCCCCCATACAAGTCCGATAACAAGACACACACAACCAAAACAGAACAAAGGCAAAGCCCACGATTTAGACCAAGCAAAAAACCATTTTGGCGATCCTAATTTATGAAACCATGTCCAGTTCATCTAACTTACACTCGCTTTCACTGCTATAGACGTCATAAAAGGTGATATCACCAAGGATAACAAAGACATCGCCAGTAACATTGCCAACAGTCCTGAATAAGGTAAACCCGATTGAGCAGCACTCACCGCCAAGGTCGAAAAAATTACTACAGGCAAATAAAGAGGTAATATTAATAACATCACTAACACCGCCCCCTGTTTTACAGAAATCGTCAACGCAGCGCCAATCACACCTATAAAAAACAAGCCCGGTGTCCCCAGCACAAACGTCATCATCAACACCCAAAATACCGAATCAGGGAGATACAGCATCTCACTCAACAAAGGCATAAGAATAAGCAAAGGCAACACCACAGCCAGCCAATGTAGGATGACCTTTAATATCATTAATAACGGCAAAGAAAGGCCGCTGACCACTAGCTGCTCCAAAGAACCGTCTTGATAATCCTCTTTGAATATACTCCCGATAGCCAACAATATGGCTAAAAGTGCCGCGCACCAAATGATGCCAGCCGCCGCAGGAGACAAAAATTCAGGTGAAGCATTAACTCCTAGTGGAAACAAAACAACCACTATTATGAAAAACAAGAGCGTATTCAAAATACTCTGCTTGCGGCGCCACAAGCCCAAGCTTTCCGCCATTAAGAAAGAGCCATATGTCATGATGTCAACGCCACATCACGAGAAGCAATAGACAATAAATCCTGATGTGTCGTTAACACGACGATCCCACCTGACAAAGTATGTGTATTAATACGCTCCTCTAATAGACCTACCCCTCTGGCATCCAAAGAAGCAAAGGGTTCGTCTAGTAACCAAAGGGGTTTATTCGTCAGCCATAGACGTGCCAAAGCCACACGACGTATTTGACCAGCAGACAACTTTTTCACCAGCTCGTCCATGTGATCAATAAGCTCCAGCTTTTCCAATACACCATGCAATGTTTTTAAAGGAGCATCTGGACAATACCAACGCAGGTTTTCCACTACAGTAAGAAGACGCTTCACACCAGTAGAGTGGCCAAGATAAATAGCATCACGTTGCAAAGGGCTTCTATTAAAGGTTACATCCTCACCCGAGTAGGATATTTTTCCTTCTAGAGGAGACAGTGTTCCCATTACCACTTTTAATACAGAGCTCTTTCCTGCTCCATTCTCTCCAAGTATTCGTACAACTTCACCGGACGTAACCTGAAAGGACAGATCTCTACATAGGTCTTTTTCACCGCGTTCAATCCATAGGTCTGAAATTGTCAAAGAAACAGAAGGTTGCAAAAGATTTATCCA
Protein-coding sequences here:
- the cysE gene encoding serine O-acetyltransferase, which gives rise to MQQAVTSDNLWPSIQDEAKKLAQDEPILASYFNTTILRHESLCSALSFLLASKLDSISIPAMVLREVFEEAMADKHSGIVRCIEQDILAIKERDAACDTHTTPLLFFKGFHALQTYRVANWLWKNNRKSLAMYLQGQMSMVFSVDIHPAATIGCGIMLDHATGLVVGETCVIEDNVSILQSVTLGGTGKEHGDRHPKIRSGVLIGAGAKILGNIEIGEGAKIGAGSVVLEPVEHHTTVAGVPAKVVGRNMGEDPSRAMDHNINHCVRDCDEA
- a CDS encoding YheU family protein, which gives rise to MDTLIPYDSLAAETLEAILDDIVSRDGTDYGDYDLSSAQKREQALRALQSGEAVLLFDTESETIKMIPKSDLGNYDLF
- the ligA gene encoding NAD-dependent DNA ligase LigA, whose amino-acid sequence is MTHQQMLDLIQQLNDYSYAYHVKDEPIVPDAVYDRDYRQLQSIEAEHPDWIQPDSPTQRVGEKPDSGFANVAHTVPMLSLDNAFDNESLADFDQRIRKLINADPVTYCCEPKLDGLAISLRYEEGRLVRGVTRGDGLSGEDITSNIKTIYSVPLKLRTKTPPAVLEVRGEIYMPKDGFEKLNAQAVEKGEKTFVNPRNAAAGSLRQLDPKITAKRPLVMCAYSIGYAEGWEQPESHYDGLLQLSEWGFRTNDLMKKTEGAQGCIDYYEMLNEKRASLSYDIDGIVYKVDQIALQNQLGFIARAPRWAIARKFPAQEEMTRILGVDFQVGRTGAITPVARLEPVFVGGVTVSNATLHNKDEIARLGVKVNDFVIVHRAGDVIPKVVQVVTDKRPENATEVVFPEICPVCGSDLEQVEGEAVIRCTGGLVCGAQLKESLKHFVSRKAMDIDGLGDKLIEQLVDQQLVKTPVDIFTLSEKKDILLSMERMGQKSVDKLLESIESAKQTQINRFIYALGIREVGEATARALTNYFTELDDLMAADQDALVEVEDVGPIVAQHVRLFFEQELNRETIKGLLAAGVVWQKKQQVSADELPLSGKTYVVTGSLSQFSRDQVKDKLQALGAKVSGSVSAKTDCLVAGEKAGSKLTKAQSLNVPIIDEAGVIALLTEHGAI
- the zipA gene encoding cell division protein ZipA, with the translated sequence MEFSLREWLILIGVVIIVVILIDGFRRYKKGQDFAQADSDFTDLDESDDALVRHNAPDRYDNAALKQRNELSQDPIVSAFENARKTAKSPLAEVPHKVDSGPELDRGTDLHLDELASLVPERDFGDSAISEQNYSDDGFYEQDELDLDFSMETSHSREDHEIDNDYERSYSEVDIDQLSPNGIVEEIEEDNIDDNSIAEIEEVIVINIFAPEDKNFSGMELLQLILNCGMRYGEMDIFHRHEDGFDRGRVQFSMANAIEPGTFDLETMGESECPGVSFFMGLPGPKNSMKAFDFMLETAQTLVRNLGGELRDERRSPMSDQTIAHCRQRIRDFERRRLMRNKQ
- a CDS encoding tetratricopeptide repeat protein, translating into MMVAYLVMVTLIILSIVFLFGFMVQRFGESSLREGDQNTESFALVRQTEIAQEEEAGRLTSSESRQLLLDVDVETSSIDKRKRKAFNNDVVFARWVLLGVTVVAVLGSFSLYQQIGFAKEVAFTQDLQTQSLTPQKVSDFLHYRSERYGRVEDWYYLATDFVNAEKYQEAVDAFEKALEKLPRNAENRVNLLVEYAQAIFYANGGKSSDKMLKVVEAILKVAPTQATALDLKGVAEFAQQNYLGALLAWQEAIRYSVRSPERLALLSAIGRARQLGRIDYQQVPPIITDQIAVKVEWDNSKHAFQQDDVLLVYAVVKGQKMPIAIQRVFPEDLGQPILLTNLDALMPTLTLADVNKVDLIVKLANVNDNDLTKGRIIGTKRDLLTNHKEIFVINVAL
- a CDS encoding cytochrome c-type biogenesis protein encodes the protein MMAMKGIFLSVVVLFSLSVFAQEQMQFSSELNKTRYQSLVEELRCPKCQNQSLADSGSGIAVDLRELVHQMIEQGKTDQEIVDYMVARYGSFVLYRPQHSTATFLLWYGPFILLGIGLLTFIAVVRTNRKRRGQSV
- a CDS encoding DsbE family thiol:disulfide interchange protein, whose product is MRKLLFFLPLSVFLVLGVVFYLQLGKDAEYMPSALVGKQVPDFTLVSLQDNQVYTSKDLPNTPYLINFWGTWCPACHVEHPFLMELSNAGVPIVGIDYKDEKTPAEQWLEQKGNPYHIILMDEIGNFGVDMGVTGAPETFVVNGSGVVVYRHQGVINAENWPEIKGYMK
- a CDS encoding heme lyase CcmF/NrfE family subunit, with amino-acid sequence MFPEIGQFSLILSLFFALSLAAVPLIGYWKGNRVLLRAAQPLTFIMSALVLVSFVTLSLSFLTDDFSVLYVAQNSNSQLPVWYKFSALWGGHEGSLLLWVLILAGWCSAVALKIRTLPEDVGPIVLAVLGLVCVGFLSFLLFTSSPFARLLPDVPADGGDLNPLLQDFGLIVHPPVLYMGYVGFSVAFAFAVAALITGNLNASWARWARPWTAASWAFLTLGITLGSWWAYYELGWGGWWFWDPVENASFMPWLAGTALLHSLAVTEKRGVFKSWTVLLAIFTFSLSLLGAFLVRSGVLTSVHSFAADPTRGIFILALLLLLVGGSLLLYAIRAVEVRSSVSFGATGREAWLLLNNILLTVLTLTVLLGTLYPLIFDVFGLGKISVGAPYFNSVFTPIALLLMVFMAIGPLSKWHKTPFRVFFRVCSISAVLAALLAALIVYCFAFGFAAWLSLLVAFWVVFLSFYDWFSKVSAGTKGIIPRARQLPRNYYGMLLAHLGMVVTLVGIVLVSVNSEESMLRLSPGDKATVAGYEFQFDQMEQVKGPNYIASKGQFTAYKAGKAVAVLHPEKRFFSTRQQVMTEAALDAGFTRDLYVSLGERLDDSAWGVRVYVKSFVRWIWLGGLMMMAGGLLAALDKRYRKRAGV
- the ccmE gene encoding cytochrome c maturation protein CcmE, whose translation is MHPIRKRRLLTITAIVLLLGAAVGLVMYALQQNINLFFSPSQIAMGEAPQNANIRAGGMVVKGSVKRNPDTLAVAFDVTDFQHKVTIEYRGILPDLFREGQGIVALGRLNEEGVFVATEVLAKHDEKYMPLEITEALKNTQSSNSVSAESATLTY
- the ccmD gene encoding heme exporter protein CcmD → MAFDSLSAFLLMGKHGIYVWSAYGVSVLALTWLVWNTLSARRRTINKLRKRFLREQNR
- a CDS encoding heme ABC transporter permease; translated protein: MNWTWFHKLGSPKWFFAWSKSWALPLFCFGCVCLVIGLVWGLAFAPADYQQGNSFRIIYIHVPVAMLAQTCYLALGVAGFVFLVWQMKMAPIFIKAMAPVGAVMALMALVSGAIWGKPTWGTWWVWDARLTSVLVLFFLYMGIIALQNALDDQVLANKAAAIVSVLGVINLPIIKYSVVLLETLHQGPTFSITKKPEMPVEMWLPLLFAVIGLYCFVAAVVLWRMQSEILSSEHRASWVKQEVMKHGL